A window of Cryptomeria japonica chromosome 3, Sugi_1.0, whole genome shotgun sequence contains these coding sequences:
- the LOC131076532 gene encoding serine carboxypeptidase-like 27 — protein MGYISVVWILFVLVMLKHKGNAGSESNWKDAQERDKITHLPGQPNNIEFSQYSGYVTVNEQAGRALFYWLTEATTNPSSKPLVLWLNGGPGCSSVAYGAAEELGPFHINSDGKTLFLNPYSWNKLANILFLESPAGVGFSYTNTSSDLQTSGDKRTAEDAYVFLINWLERFPQYKYRDFYIAGESYAGHYVPQLAQVVYRNSKGLQKPVINLKGFMVGNAVTDDYHDLIGTFEYWWSHALISDSTYKLLKDTCDFTSSQHPSDPCQIALNQADMEQGNIDAYSIFTPTCNISGSQRHKLQSHYPWRYKAYDPCTERYSELYFNQPEVQKAFHANSTGIPYSWSTCSTTLEKYWKDSPRSMLPIYQELIQAGIRIWVFSGDTDAVVPVTATRYSIDALKLPTLVNWYPWYDKGEVGGWTQIYKGLSLVTVRGAGHEVPLHQPRKAFILFNAFLQGKPMPRSTS, from the exons ATGGGTTACATTAGTGTGGTATGGATCTTGTTTGTTCTGGTAATGTTGAAGCATAAGGGGAATGCAGGATCTGAGAGTAACTGGAAGGATGCCCAAGAGAGGGACAAGATAACCCACTTGCCTGGCCAGCCTAACAATATCGAATTTTCACAGTACTCTGGATATGTGACAGTAAACGAACAGGCTGGCAGAGCTCTGTTCTACTGGCTAACTGAAGCTACAACAAACCCATCTTCAAAACCACTTGTTTTGTGGCTCAATGGAGGTCCTGGGTGCTCCTCTGTGGCATATGGAGCTGCAGAGGAGTTGGGTCCTTTCCATATCAATTCTGATGGAAAGACACTCTTTCTGAATCCTTATTCATGGAACAAGT TGGCCAACATATTGTTCTTGGAATCACCAGCAGGGGTGGGCTTTTCCTATACAAATACTTCATCAGATCTGCAGACTTCAGGAGATAAGAGAACGG CTGAAGATGCATATGTTTTCTTAATCAATTGGCTTGAAAGATTTCCTCAGTACAAATACAGGGACTTCTACATAGCTGGCGAGAGCTATGCAG GGCACTATGTCCCACAGTTGGCACAAGTTGTTTACAGAAACAGTAAGGGCCTTCAGAAGCCTGTCATCAATTTGAAGGGTTTCATG GTTGGTAATGCAGTTACTGATGACTATCATGACTTAATAGGAACTTTTGAATATTGGTGGTCTCATGCCTTGATATCTGATTCTACCTATAAGTTGCTCAAGGATACATGTGACTTTACATCATCACAACATCCTTCTGATCCATGCCAGATAGCCCTTAATCAGGCTGATATGGAACAAGGAAATATTGATGCATACAGCATTTTTACCCCAACCTGTAATATCTCTGGAAGTCAAAGACATAAACTGCAAAGCCACTAT CCTTGGAGATATAAAGCATATGACCCATGCACTGAGAGATACTCAGAATTGTATTTCAATCAACCTGAAGTACAGAAGGCATTTCATGCGAATTCTACAGGCATTCCATATAGCTGGAGTACTTGCAG TACCACGCTGGAAAAGTACTGGAAAGATTCGCCTAGATCAATGCTTCCCATTTACCAGGAACTCATTCAAGCTGGTATTCGAATTTGGGTATTCAG TGGAGACACTGATGCAGTTGTTCCAGTGACGGCCACAAGATATTCTATAGATGCCCTGAAGCTTCCAACTTTAGTTAATTGGTATCCCTGGTATGACAAAGGGGAG GTTGGGGGATGGACTCAAATATATAAAGGGCTAAGTCTTGTGACAGTCAGAGGAGCAGGACATGAAGTTCCACTCCATCAACCAAGGAAGGCCTTCATCCTCTTCAATGCCTTTTTACAAGGAAAACCTATGCCAAGATCAACATCTTAG